Proteins found in one Candidatus Abawacabacteria bacterium genomic segment:
- the aspS gene encoding aspartate--tRNA ligase: protein MFRNYFSSQLSKDLVGKEVTLAGWVHRRRDHGELIFIDLRDRDGVTQIVFNPEVNGEAHALAEGVRSEYVLSITGTVVARPEGLANKHIATGEIEIHVNQLVILNTAKTPPFAIDEEQIANEELRLKYRYLDLRRERMQNNLKLRHKVIKHIRDYFSDQGFLEIETPILIKGTPEGSREYLVPSRLHAGNFYVLPQSPQQLKQLCMVAGLERYFQIARCFRDEDQRGDRQPEFTQLDEEFSFVTQEDIIATNEKLLIELSKEFLPEKKLLHEPFLRMTWHEAMSKYGSDKPDIRFDLSFIDVSEIMKNSGFKVFSDTVQKGGIVKAMRVPGGAKFTRKQIDDLTEVSKSKGAKGLAYLAMEESGELKSTFLKFLDQSQQDSLVTALALQKGDMAFFTADMFFVACESLGQVRLAVAKLLNLQDESLLAYLWVIEFPMFERDSETGNLQAMHHPFTRPLATDVHLLDTNPEQARAVAHDVVLNGIEIGGGSMRIHERDLQSKIFSLMNISEADAERRFGHMLEAFSYGAPPHGGMAWGLDRLVMLFANEPNIREVIAFPKNQTAQDLMLGAPSPVTERELREANIQVSLPQK, encoded by the coding sequence ATGTTCCGCAATTATTTTTCTTCTCAGTTATCCAAAGATTTAGTCGGTAAGGAAGTTACCTTGGCTGGTTGGGTGCATCGGCGTCGGGATCATGGAGAGTTGATTTTTATTGACTTGCGTGATCGTGACGGTGTTACCCAAATTGTATTTAATCCTGAAGTGAATGGTGAGGCGCATGCCTTGGCTGAAGGAGTACGTTCTGAGTACGTGCTGTCTATTACTGGTACTGTGGTTGCTCGTCCTGAAGGGTTAGCAAATAAGCATATCGCTACTGGTGAAATTGAAATTCATGTTAACCAGTTAGTAATCTTAAATACTGCCAAGACACCCCCATTTGCTATTGATGAAGAGCAAATTGCCAATGAAGAACTGCGTTTAAAATATCGTTACCTTGATCTTCGTCGAGAGCGTATGCAAAACAATCTCAAGTTGCGTCATAAGGTGATTAAGCATATTCGTGACTACTTTAGTGATCAAGGCTTCTTAGAAATTGAAACGCCGATTTTAATTAAAGGTACTCCTGAAGGCTCTCGTGAGTATTTAGTACCCAGCCGTTTACATGCTGGTAATTTTTATGTGCTTCCCCAAAGTCCTCAACAGCTCAAGCAGCTTTGTATGGTTGCTGGTCTGGAACGTTATTTCCAAATTGCTCGTTGTTTCCGGGATGAAGACCAAAGAGGTGATCGCCAGCCAGAGTTCACACAGCTTGATGAAGAATTCTCTTTTGTTACCCAAGAAGATATTATTGCTACTAATGAAAAGCTACTGATTGAACTAAGTAAAGAATTTTTACCAGAAAAGAAATTGTTACATGAACCATTTTTGCGGATGACATGGCATGAAGCTATGAGCAAATATGGTAGCGACAAACCGGATATTCGCTTTGATTTGTCGTTTATAGATGTTTCCGAGATCATGAAAAATAGTGGTTTCAAAGTATTCAGCGATACTGTCCAAAAGGGCGGAATAGTCAAAGCCATGCGTGTGCCAGGAGGGGCAAAGTTTACCCGTAAACAAATTGATGATTTGACCGAAGTTTCTAAGAGTAAAGGTGCCAAGGGGCTGGCCTATTTAGCAATGGAAGAATCTGGAGAGTTGAAATCCACCTTTCTAAAATTCTTGGATCAAAGTCAACAAGATTCACTAGTAACTGCTTTGGCATTACAAAAGGGTGATATGGCCTTTTTTACTGCTGATATGTTTTTTGTTGCCTGCGAAAGCTTGGGCCAAGTACGTCTTGCTGTAGCCAAGTTACTCAACTTACAAGATGAAAGCTTGCTTGCTTATCTATGGGTAATAGAGTTTCCTATGTTTGAACGAGATAGTGAAACAGGTAATTTACAAGCTATGCATCATCCTTTCACTAGACCATTGGCTACCGATGTTCATTTGTTGGACACAAACCCTGAGCAGGCTCGGGCAGTGGCTCATGATGTCGTGCTTAATGGTATCGAAATTGGTGGCGGTTCCATGAGAATTCATGAGCGAGATTTACAATCAAAGATTTTTTCTTTGATGAATATTAGTGAAGCTGATGCCGAGAGACGTTTTGGCCATATGCTAGAAGCTTTTTCTTATGGAGCCCCTCCTCATGGGGGTATGGCTTGGGGCTTGGATCGTCTAGTGATGCTCTTTGCCAATGAACCTAATATTCGTGAAGTGATTGCTTTTCCTAAAAATCAAACAGCCCAAGATTTAATGCTAGGAGCACCGAGTCCTGTAACTGAGCGCGAGC